One segment of Ziziphus jujuba cultivar Dongzao chromosome 12, ASM3175591v1 DNA contains the following:
- the LOC107428838 gene encoding ubiquitin-conjugating enzyme E2 2 has product MSTPARKRLMRDFKRLQQDPPAGISGAPQDNNIMLWNAVIFGPDDTPWDGGTFKLTLQFTEDYPNKPPTVRFVSRMFHPNIYADGSICLDILQNQWSPIYDVAAILTSIQSLLCDPNPNSPANSEAARMFSENKREYNRRVREIVEQSWTAD; this is encoded by the exons ATGTCGACTCCTGCAAGGAAGAGACTGATGAGAGATTTCAAGAGGTTGCAACAAGATCCCCCTGCAGGCATAAGTGGTGCCCCTCAGGACAATAATATTATGCTTTGGAATGCCGTTATATTTGG GCCTGATGACACCCCATGGGATGGAG GTACGTTTAAATTGACACTTCAATTTACGGAGGATTATCCAAATAAGCCACCGACAGTTCGCTTTGTTTCTAGAATGTTTCATCCCAACA ttTATGCAGATGGGAGTATTTGCTTGGACATTCTACAGAATCAGTGGAGTCCCATCTATGACGTAGCAGCCATACTCACATCAATCCAG TCATTGCTATGTGATCCAAACCCAAACTCTCCTGCAAATTCAGAAGCTGCACGAATGTTTAGTGAGAACAAGCGTGAATACAATAGGAGAGTTCGCGAAATTGTTGAGCAGAGCTGGACTGCTGATTAA